In one Shinella zoogloeoides genomic region, the following are encoded:
- a CDS encoding beta strand repeat-containing protein: MTSIISNLTVSQIKTLSTAAIQSLGTADVAAFTADKVAALNASQLNAFTSTSFVSFNSSQISAITATALRGLNASQIAALDSGHIVGLTATQAGSLTSAQVATFTTGEVQALSATQVAALGYEVFTTFDSAEIALFTTAEVAAISDKAIAGLATATVASLSTDKLAALTTKQIAALSTAQLGALGTGQIASLGTGQIKALTAKQVTALGTGQIAALGTGQIAALDAKQVTALTSGQAAALTTAQVEALGSAQIAALGAAALKTISSAELALFTSNEVAAISDKAIASLDTAALAGLGTDKLSALTSKQIAALSTSQLGALSTGQVAALGTGQIKALTAKQVSALGTGQIAALGTGQIAALDAKQVTALTSGQAAALTTAQVEALNSTQVAALGAAALKTINSAELALFTSGEVAAISDKAIAGLDSAALAGLGTDKLSALTSKQIAALSTTQLGALSTGQIASLGSGQIKALTAKQVSALGTGQIAAMGTGQIAALDAKQVSALTSSQAAVLTTAQVEALNSTQVAALGAAALKTISSAELALFTSGEVAAISDKAIASLETAALAGLGTDKLSALTSKQIAALSSTQLNALSTGQVAALGSAQIKALTAKQVSALGTGQIAALGTGQIAALDAKQVTALTSTQAAALNTAQIDALNSTQVAALGSAAMKTISSAELALFTSGEVAAISDKAIAGLETAALAGLGTDKLSALTSKQIAALSSTQLGALSTGQVAALGSAQIKALTAKQVSALGTGQIAALGTGQIAALDAKQVTALTGTQAAALTTTQIEALNSTQVAALGAAVLKTVSSAELALFTSGEIAAISDKAIAGLETAALAGLGTDKLSALTSKQIAALSSTQLGALSTGQVAALGSAQIKALTAKQVSALGTGQIAALGTSQIAALDAKQVTALTSNQAAALNTAQIEALNSTQIAALGVAALKTISSAELALFSSGEVAAISDKAIAGLETAALAGLGTDKLSALTSKQIAALSSTQLNALSTGQVAALGTGQIKALTAKQISGLGTGQIAAMATGQIAALDAKQIAALTSSQATAFTTSQVEALGSAQIAALGAAVLKTFSSAEIALFTASEVAAISDKAISGLETAALAGLGTDGLAALTTKQVAALSSAQLNALSTGQVASLGTDKIKALTAKQVSALGTGQIAALGTSQIAALDAKQVTALTSNQAAALSTAQIDALGSAQVAALGATTLKTISSAELALFTSGELAAISDKAISGLDSAALAGITTANINALTTKQVAALTSAQLSALSTGQLAALGTDKIASLNAKQLSALGSGQVAAMGTNQIAALDAKQIGALTSSQAAAFTTAQVEALGSAQIAALGAPVLKTFNSAELALFTSSELAAINDKAIAGLDTAALAGLATDKLAALTTKQIAALSSEQLGALTTTQVASLGTDKIKALTAKQLSGLGTNQVVALGTGQVAALDSKQITALSTNQIAALNSAQIEALNSSQIAALSAAALQAMSSDEIKTFTTAELAAISAKAIAGLATEDIAALSSTQVRALTADQIATMNTSQVEAIIKAYTSV; encoded by the coding sequence ATGACCTCAATCATTTCCAATCTGACTGTCAGCCAGATCAAGACCCTTTCCACCGCCGCGATCCAGTCGCTCGGTACGGCGGATGTCGCGGCCTTCACCGCCGACAAGGTCGCTGCGCTGAACGCCTCGCAGCTGAACGCCTTCACCAGCACCAGCTTCGTCTCCTTCAATTCCAGCCAGATCAGCGCCATCACGGCGACGGCCCTGCGCGGCCTGAACGCCAGCCAGATCGCAGCACTGGACTCCGGCCATATCGTCGGCCTCACCGCGACGCAGGCGGGCTCGCTCACCAGCGCCCAGGTCGCCACGTTCACGACGGGCGAGGTCCAGGCGCTTTCCGCCACGCAGGTCGCCGCTCTCGGCTATGAGGTCTTCACGACCTTCGATTCCGCTGAAATCGCGCTGTTCACCACGGCTGAAGTCGCCGCCATCAGCGACAAGGCGATTGCCGGCCTAGCCACCGCCACGGTCGCCAGCCTTTCGACGGACAAGCTCGCGGCCCTGACCACGAAGCAGATCGCCGCTCTCTCCACCGCACAGCTCGGCGCCCTCGGCACCGGCCAGATCGCTTCGCTCGGCACCGGCCAGATCAAGGCCCTGACCGCCAAGCAGGTCACCGCCCTCGGCACCGGCCAAATCGCCGCGCTCGGCACCGGCCAGATCGCCGCCCTCGACGCCAAGCAGGTTACCGCCCTGACCAGCGGCCAGGCCGCCGCCCTCACGACCGCGCAGGTCGAAGCCCTGGGCAGCGCGCAGATCGCCGCCCTCGGCGCCGCAGCGCTGAAGACCATCAGCTCCGCAGAACTCGCCCTCTTCACCTCCAATGAAGTAGCCGCCATCAGCGACAAGGCGATCGCGAGCCTCGACACGGCTGCCCTCGCCGGCCTCGGCACCGACAAGCTGTCGGCCCTGACCAGCAAGCAGATCGCCGCCCTCTCCACTTCGCAGCTCGGCGCTCTCAGCACCGGCCAGGTCGCCGCCCTCGGTACCGGCCAGATCAAGGCCCTGACGGCCAAGCAGGTTTCGGCCCTCGGCACCGGTCAGATCGCCGCCCTCGGCACCGGTCAGATCGCTGCCCTCGACGCCAAGCAGGTCACCGCCCTGACCAGCGGCCAGGCCGCCGCCCTCACGACCGCACAAGTCGAAGCGCTGAACAGCACGCAGGTTGCAGCCCTCGGCGCCGCCGCGCTGAAGACCATCAACTCCGCGGAACTTGCCCTCTTCACGTCGGGCGAAGTCGCCGCCATCAGCGACAAGGCGATTGCCGGCCTCGACAGCGCCGCTCTTGCCGGCCTCGGCACGGACAAGCTGTCCGCCCTGACCAGCAAGCAGATCGCCGCTCTCTCCACCACCCAGCTCGGCGCCCTCAGCACCGGCCAGATCGCTTCGCTCGGCTCCGGCCAGATCAAGGCCCTGACGGCAAAGCAGGTTTCGGCTCTCGGCACCGGCCAGATCGCTGCCATGGGCACCGGCCAGATCGCTGCCCTCGACGCAAAGCAGGTTTCGGCTCTCACCAGCAGCCAGGCCGCTGTCCTGACGACGGCCCAGGTAGAAGCGCTGAACAGCACGCAGGTCGCGGCCCTCGGCGCAGCAGCACTGAAGACCATCAGCTCCGCGGAACTCGCCCTGTTCACATCGGGTGAAGTCGCTGCCATCAGCGACAAGGCGATCGCGAGCCTCGAAACAGCTGCCCTTGCCGGCCTCGGTACGGACAAGCTGTCGGCCCTGACCAGCAAGCAGATCGCGGCGCTCTCCAGCACGCAGCTCAACGCCCTCTCCACGGGTCAGGTCGCAGCCCTCGGCAGCGCCCAGATCAAGGCCCTGACGGCCAAGCAGGTCTCTGCCCTCGGCACCGGCCAGATTGCCGCCCTCGGCACCGGCCAGATCGCTGCCCTCGACGCAAAGCAGGTCACCGCCCTGACGAGCACCCAGGCCGCCGCGCTGAACACGGCCCAAATCGACGCCCTGAACAGCACACAGGTCGCAGCCCTCGGCTCAGCAGCAATGAAGACCATCAGCTCCGCCGAGCTCGCCCTCTTCACGTCGGGTGAAGTGGCTGCCATCAGCGACAAGGCTATTGCCGGCCTCGAAACCGCCGCTCTTGCCGGCCTCGGCACCGACAAGCTGTCCGCCCTGACCAGCAAGCAGATCGCCGCTCTTTCCAGCACGCAGCTCGGCGCTCTCAGCACCGGTCAGGTCGCCGCCCTCGGCAGCGCCCAGATCAAGGCTCTGACGGCCAAGCAGGTCTCTGCCCTCGGCACCGGCCAGATCGCAGCCCTCGGCACCGGCCAGATCGCCGCCCTTGACGCCAAGCAGGTCACCGCCCTGACGGGCACCCAGGCCGCCGCTCTGACGACCACGCAGATCGAGGCGCTGAACAGCACGCAGGTCGCGGCGCTCGGCGCAGCGGTACTGAAGACCGTCAGCTCTGCAGAGCTGGCCCTGTTCACCTCCGGCGAAATCGCCGCTATCAGCGACAAGGCGATTGCCGGCCTCGAAACGGCTGCCCTCGCCGGCCTCGGCACGGACAAGCTGTCGGCCCTGACCAGCAAGCAGATCGCGGCTCTTTCCAGCACGCAGCTCGGCGCTCTCAGCACCGGCCAGGTCGCCGCCCTCGGCAGCGCCCAGATCAAGGCCCTGACCGCCAAGCAGGTTTCCGCGCTCGGCACCGGCCAGATCGCAGCCCTCGGCACCAGCCAGATCGCTGCCCTTGACGCAAAGCAGGTCACGGCCCTGACGAGCAATCAGGCCGCAGCGCTGAATACCGCCCAGATCGAAGCCCTGAACAGCACGCAGATCGCGGCGCTCGGCGTAGCAGCGCTGAAGACCATCAGCTCTGCGGAACTTGCCCTGTTCAGCTCCGGTGAAGTGGCCGCCATCAGCGACAAGGCGATTGCCGGCCTCGAAACGGCTGCCCTTGCCGGCCTCGGCACCGACAAGCTGTCGGCCCTGACCAGCAAGCAGATCGCCGCGCTCTCCAGCACGCAGCTCAATGCCCTCTCCACGGGACAGGTTGCGGCTCTCGGCACCGGCCAGATCAAGGCCCTGACCGCCAAGCAGATTTCCGGCCTCGGCACCGGCCAGATCGCTGCCATGGCCACCGGCCAGATTGCGGCCCTCGACGCAAAGCAGATCGCCGCTCTGACCAGCAGCCAGGCGACGGCCTTCACGACGTCGCAGGTGGAAGCCCTCGGCAGCGCGCAGATCGCGGCTCTCGGCGCGGCGGTCCTCAAGACCTTCAGCTCCGCCGAAATCGCCCTCTTCACCGCCAGTGAAGTGGCCGCCATCAGCGACAAGGCAATCTCCGGCCTTGAAACGGCTGCCCTTGCCGGCCTCGGCACGGACGGGCTCGCCGCCCTGACCACGAAGCAGGTTGCCGCACTCTCCAGTGCACAGCTCAATGCGCTCTCCACCGGTCAGGTCGCATCGCTCGGCACCGACAAGATCAAGGCTCTTACCGCCAAGCAGGTTTCCGCTCTCGGCACGGGCCAGATCGCAGCCCTCGGCACCAGCCAGATCGCTGCGCTCGACGCCAAGCAGGTCACGGCCCTGACGAGCAACCAGGCCGCGGCCCTGTCCACCGCCCAGATCGACGCCCTGGGCAGCGCACAGGTCGCAGCCCTCGGTGCCACGACGCTCAAGACGATCAGCTCCGCGGAACTGGCCCTGTTCACCTCCGGCGAACTGGCAGCCATCAGCGACAAGGCGATCAGCGGTCTCGACAGCGCTGCTCTTGCCGGCATCACGACGGCCAACATCAACGCCCTGACCACGAAGCAGGTTGCTGCACTCACCAGTGCACAGCTCAGCGCGCTCTCCACCGGTCAGCTTGCGGCACTCGGCACGGACAAGATCGCCTCGCTGAACGCCAAGCAGCTCTCCGCGCTCGGCTCCGGCCAGGTCGCGGCGATGGGTACCAACCAGATCGCAGCCCTCGACGCCAAGCAGATCGGTGCGCTGACCAGCAGCCAGGCCGCCGCCTTCACGACGGCCCAGGTGGAAGCGCTCGGCAGCGCACAGATCGCAGCTCTCGGCGCCCCGGTTCTCAAGACCTTCAACTCCGCGGAACTGGCTCTGTTCACCTCCAGTGAACTGGCTGCCATCAACGACAAGGCCATTGCCGGTCTCGACACGGCTGCCCTTGCCGGTCTCGCCACGGACAAGCTCGCCGCTCTGACCACCAAGCAGATCGCCGCGCTCTCCAGCGAACAGCTCGGCGCGCTGACCACCACCCAGGTGGCATCGCTCGGCACCGACAAGATCAAGGCCCTGACCGCCAAGCAGCTCTCCGGCCTCGGTACCAACCAGGTCGTGGCTCTGGGCACCGGCCAGGTCGCAGCCCTCGACTCCAAGCAGATCACTGCGCTCTCCACCAACCAGATCGCAGCCCTGAACTCCGCCCAGATCGAGGCGCTCAACAGCTCGCAGATCGCAGCCCTCAGCGCTGCCGCCCTGCAGGCGATGAGCTCCGACGAGATCAAGACCTTCACGACGGCCGAACTCGCTGCCATCAGCGCAAAGGCGATCGCAGGCCTTGCCACCGAGGACATCGCGGCCCTGAGCTCTACTCAGGTCCGGGCCCTGACGGCCGACCAGATCGCCACGATGAACACCTCGCAAGTCGAGGCCATCATCAAGGCCTACACCTCGGTCTGA
- a CDS encoding MotB family protein has product MSEGENHHHGKNEIIIVKRHGDHDGDHHSAAWKIAYADFMTAMMAFFLVMWLVNAANEETKASVASYFNPIKLTDDKPADKSVKKPANSKEGEATQDKSKEEGQQQASGNGAENGKDQSTTAGEETKYSQADFFDNPYSVLSEIAQEVGQQANVSAKGEGGAANSGPATGANGGEAYRDPFDPDFWTQQVEISKATDAGSEAQSKGGEAGQQMAAVDTDRTVEDALAKADAEEAVKQAQEDKAAADQASADAAKARNEEQAETLKKEIAQEIGTLGKLAEGLTVTPAEGGLLVSLTDQLDTPMFNIGSAVPRQEMVLAMEKIGKILEGRSGAIAIRGHTDARPFAGGKNDNWRLSLDRAQSAYYMLVRGGLEEKRVSQVTGFADRRLKLPDDPMADANRRIEILIQAEGG; this is encoded by the coding sequence ATGAGCGAAGGCGAAAATCACCACCACGGCAAGAACGAGATCATCATCGTCAAGCGCCATGGCGATCACGACGGCGACCATCATTCGGCCGCCTGGAAGATCGCCTATGCCGACTTCATGACGGCGATGATGGCGTTCTTCCTTGTCATGTGGCTCGTCAATGCCGCCAACGAGGAGACCAAGGCCTCCGTCGCCTCCTATTTCAACCCGATCAAGCTGACCGACGACAAGCCGGCCGACAAGTCCGTGAAGAAGCCCGCCAACAGCAAGGAAGGCGAAGCGACGCAGGACAAGTCCAAGGAGGAGGGCCAGCAGCAGGCCAGCGGCAACGGCGCGGAAAACGGCAAGGACCAGAGCACGACGGCCGGCGAGGAGACGAAGTATTCGCAGGCCGATTTCTTCGACAATCCCTATTCGGTTCTCTCCGAGATCGCGCAGGAAGTCGGCCAGCAGGCGAATGTCAGCGCCAAGGGCGAGGGCGGTGCGGCCAATTCCGGCCCGGCCACCGGCGCCAATGGTGGCGAGGCCTATCGCGACCCGTTCGACCCCGACTTCTGGACGCAGCAGGTGGAGATTTCTAAGGCTACCGACGCCGGCAGCGAGGCGCAGTCGAAGGGCGGCGAGGCCGGGCAGCAGATGGCGGCCGTCGATACCGACCGGACGGTGGAGGATGCGCTCGCCAAGGCGGATGCAGAAGAAGCGGTGAAGCAGGCGCAAGAGGACAAGGCCGCGGCCGACCAGGCGTCTGCCGACGCCGCCAAGGCCAGGAACGAAGAGCAGGCGGAGACGCTGAAGAAAGAGATCGCGCAGGAGATCGGCACGCTCGGCAAGCTTGCCGAGGGCCTGACGGTGACACCCGCCGAGGGTGGGCTGCTCGTGAGCCTCACCGATCAGCTCGATACGCCCATGTTCAACATCGGCTCGGCTGTGCCGCGGCAGGAAATGGTGCTGGCCATGGAGAAGATCGGCAAGATTCTCGAAGGCCGATCCGGCGCCATTGCCATCCGCGGCCATACGGACGCGCGCCCCTTCGCCGGCGGCAAGAACGACAACTGGCGTCTTTCCCTGGATCGCGCGCAGAGCGCCTACTACATGCTGGTGCGCGGCGGACTGGAGGAAAAGCGCGTAAGCCAGGTGACGGGCTTTGCCGACCGCCGCCTGAAGCTGCCGGACGATCCGATGGCGGATGCCAACCGCCGCATCGAAATCCTCATCCAGGCCGAGGGCGGCTGA
- the rem gene encoding transcriptional activator Rem, which translates to MIVVVDERELVKDGYTSLFGREGVPSTGFDPREFGEWVNTAADSDIDAVEAFLIGQGQVSMELPRAIRDRSQAPVIAVSDTPSLENTLALFDSGVDDVVRKPVHPREILARAAAIRRRLKALANHTDIGPIRVFSDGRDPEINDEVFPLPRRERRILEYLVANRGRRLSKTQIFNAIYGIFDEDVEENVVESHISKLRKKLRKKLGFDPIDSKRFLGYCIDWQS; encoded by the coding sequence ATGATCGTAGTGGTTGATGAGCGCGAGCTCGTTAAAGACGGCTATACTTCTCTTTTTGGTCGCGAGGGCGTGCCCTCGACGGGATTCGATCCCCGCGAATTCGGCGAGTGGGTGAACACCGCGGCCGATTCGGACATCGATGCGGTTGAAGCGTTCCTGATCGGCCAGGGCCAGGTTTCGATGGAACTGCCGCGCGCGATCCGGGATCGCTCGCAGGCGCCGGTGATCGCGGTCAGCGACACCCCCTCGCTCGAAAACACCCTTGCGCTTTTCGACAGCGGCGTCGACGACGTCGTGCGCAAGCCGGTGCATCCCCGTGAAATCCTGGCCCGTGCGGCGGCCATCCGGCGGCGCCTCAAGGCGCTTGCCAACCACACAGATATCGGCCCGATCCGCGTCTTCTCCGACGGTCGCGATCCGGAGATCAACGACGAAGTTTTTCCGCTGCCGCGCCGCGAGCGCCGCATCCTGGAATATTTGGTCGCCAACCGCGGCCGCCGGCTTTCCAAGACCCAGATATTCAACGCGATCTACGGCATTTTCGACGAGGACGTCGAAGAAAACGTCGTTGAAAGCCACATCAGCAAGCTGCGCAAGAAGCTGCGCAAGAAGCTCGGTTTCGACCCGATCGATTCCAAGCGTTTCCTTGGCTACTGCATCGACTGGCAGAGCTGA
- a CDS encoding lytic transglycosylase domain-containing protein: MRATRRTPLLVSLAASLCALAVSISDAAAAVGSCEREILAAAAKYDIPAGILYSVGLTETGRKGSLQPYAMNIEGKAYFGANRDEALQTFEAARARGAKLIDLGCMQINHHFHGGEFASPAEMFDPRKNVEYAAAFLARLHARHETWTMAVARYHAGPNNDPAQKRYVCRVIANLVATGYGSWTQNAKQFCR; the protein is encoded by the coding sequence ATGAGGGCAACACGTCGGACACCGCTTCTGGTCTCTCTGGCAGCCAGTCTGTGCGCTCTGGCGGTGTCTATCTCTGACGCGGCGGCCGCGGTCGGCAGCTGCGAGCGTGAAATCCTCGCGGCTGCGGCAAAGTACGATATTCCCGCCGGCATCCTCTATTCCGTCGGTCTTACCGAGACCGGCCGGAAGGGATCGCTCCAGCCCTATGCCATGAATATCGAGGGCAAGGCCTATTTCGGTGCCAACAGGGACGAGGCGCTTCAGACGTTCGAGGCGGCGCGTGCGCGCGGCGCCAAGCTGATCGACCTCGGCTGCATGCAGATCAACCACCACTTCCACGGCGGCGAGTTCGCCTCGCCCGCCGAGATGTTCGACCCGCGCAAGAACGTCGAATATGCGGCCGCGTTCCTGGCGCGCCTGCACGCCCGGCATGAGACCTGGACGATGGCCGTGGCGCGCTATCATGCCGGCCCGAACAATGACCCGGCGCAGAAGCGCTACGTCTGCCGGGTGATCGCCAACCTTGTGGCGACGGGCTATGGAAGCTGGACGCAGAACGCGAAGCAGTTCTGCCGGTAA
- a CDS encoding flagellin N-terminal helical domain-containing protein, translating to MTSILTNSAAMAALQTLRSIDNGLETTQARVSSGLRVENASDNAAYWSIATTMRSDNRAISTVADALGLGAAKVDTAYAALENVVEVMSEIKAKLVAAREPGVDKNKINDEITELKNQLISAAQSASFSGENWLYNSGPNELGVKSVVASFVRSASGNVKVATLDFDTKNSVLIDISDAERGYLTKAVDADALMDTPTGTAREYYLIDMGAASASARPIEILDDPNDPAATTYQDLDDMISVVDNILKDLTNAASTLGAITKRIEMQESFVASLGDVIDKGIGRLVDADMNEESTRLKALQTQQQLGIQSLSIANSSAENILQLFRQ from the coding sequence ATGACCAGCATATTGACCAACTCCGCCGCCATGGCGGCGCTGCAGACCCTCCGTTCCATCGACAACGGTCTTGAGACGACCCAGGCGCGCGTTTCCTCGGGCCTGCGGGTCGAGAACGCCTCCGACAACGCCGCCTACTGGTCGATCGCGACCACCATGCGTTCCGACAACCGTGCGATCTCCACCGTGGCCGACGCGCTCGGCCTGGGCGCCGCCAAGGTCGACACCGCCTATGCGGCGCTCGAGAACGTCGTCGAGGTGATGAGCGAGATCAAGGCGAAGCTGGTCGCGGCCCGCGAGCCCGGCGTCGACAAGAACAAGATCAACGACGAAATCACCGAACTGAAGAACCAGCTCATCTCGGCGGCCCAGTCGGCGTCCTTCTCCGGCGAGAACTGGCTTTACAATTCCGGCCCCAACGAGCTCGGCGTCAAATCCGTCGTCGCCTCCTTCGTGCGCAGTGCCAGCGGCAACGTCAAGGTCGCCACGCTCGACTTCGACACCAAGAACTCCGTGCTGATCGATATTTCCGACGCCGAACGCGGCTACCTCACCAAGGCGGTGGATGCCGACGCGCTGATGGATACGCCGACCGGCACAGCGCGCGAATACTACCTCATCGACATGGGGGCAGCGTCCGCAAGCGCAAGGCCGATCGAGATCCTGGACGACCCGAACGATCCGGCCGCCACCACCTATCAGGATCTCGACGACATGATCAGCGTCGTCGACAATATCCTCAAGGACCTGACGAACGCCGCCTCCACGCTCGGCGCCATCACCAAGCGCATCGAGATGCAGGAGAGCTTCGTCGCCAGCCTCGGCGACGTGATCGACAAGGGTATCGGCCGTCTGGTCGACGCCGACATGAACGAGGAATCGACCCGGCTGAAGGCGCTGCAGACCCAGCAGCAGCTCGGCATTCAGTCGCTGTCGATCGCCAATTCGAGCGCCGAGAACATCCTCCAGCTCTTCCGCCAGTAA
- the motC gene encoding chemotaxis protein MotC, which yields MGFLRRLLLTGSVLCATLAVAASVRAENSDDLAPYKMIRSLQFVQDTVVLGDHSAMEMQRFLLTTIDERLRTADPALFDDPRNVDAALVYAMSGGNPETLDLLVEKDIGGHFDSRLTDTLRNYLGGRGSQSVKSLAEIFPEYKRSRVGPYLALVSANSVIRKDPKLALSYFDWARLVAPGTIIEEAALRRSLYIASESGWIDKSMAYANRYARRYLRSPYASQFADLFVKLAVDHFDALKEEDILGILSFMDVPRQREVYLRMARLAAISGKNKLATLAAERAQILSEDGEGMPKVLADLYSGLASVQSGDVAAAMDSIVAIPDDKLSAKDRALKAAARAVAEEVLRTPQASAMQATTKEAEVPVEAENASHEGLGEAEMADRAMDPQAGAAEMPVAAADPEKEKTSQQEPQEKAGIDPAFDSFVSTGRSKLDEIDALLKGEGS from the coding sequence ATGGGCTTCCTCCGGCGCCTCCTTCTGACGGGTTCGGTCTTGTGCGCGACGCTTGCGGTCGCCGCATCCGTGCGCGCCGAAAATTCTGACGATCTTGCGCCCTACAAGATGATCCGGTCGCTGCAGTTCGTGCAGGATACCGTGGTGCTCGGCGATCACTCCGCGATGGAGATGCAGCGCTTCCTGCTGACCACCATCGACGAGCGGCTGCGCACGGCCGATCCGGCTCTCTTCGACGATCCGCGCAACGTGGACGCGGCGCTCGTCTATGCGATGAGCGGCGGCAATCCCGAGACGCTGGACCTTCTCGTCGAGAAGGACATCGGCGGCCACTTCGATTCCCGCCTGACCGATACCTTGCGCAACTATCTCGGCGGACGCGGCAGCCAGAGCGTGAAGTCGCTGGCGGAAATCTTCCCGGAATACAAGCGCTCGCGCGTCGGCCCCTACCTGGCGCTTGTCTCGGCCAATTCGGTCATCCGCAAGGATCCGAAACTGGCGCTCAGCTATTTCGACTGGGCGCGTCTCGTCGCGCCCGGCACGATCATCGAAGAGGCGGCGCTGCGCCGGTCTCTCTATATTGCCAGCGAATCCGGCTGGATCGACAAGAGCATGGCCTATGCGAACCGCTATGCGCGCCGCTACCTGCGCTCGCCCTATGCAAGCCAGTTCGCCGATCTCTTCGTGAAGCTCGCCGTCGATCATTTCGATGCGCTGAAGGAAGAGGATATCCTCGGAATCCTCTCCTTCATGGACGTTCCCCGCCAGCGCGAGGTCTATCTGCGCATGGCGCGGCTTGCGGCTATCTCGGGCAAGAACAAGCTCGCCACGCTCGCTGCCGAGCGCGCCCAGATTCTGTCGGAGGACGGCGAAGGCATGCCGAAGGTGCTGGCGGACCTCTATTCCGGACTCGCCTCGGTACAGTCAGGCGACGTGGCCGCGGCGATGGATTCGATCGTCGCCATTCCGGACGACAAGCTCTCCGCCAAGGACCGCGCGCTGAAGGCGGCCGCCCGCGCCGTTGCCGAGGAGGTCCTGCGCACGCCGCAGGCTTCCGCGATGCAGGCGACGACGAAGGAAGCCGAGGTGCCGGTCGAAGCCGAGAACGCCTCTCACGAGGGGCTGGGCGAGGCTGAAATGGCGGATCGTGCCATGGACCCGCAGGCTGGCGCCGCGGAAATGCCGGTCGCTGCCGCTGATCCGGAAAAAGAAAAGACATCGCAGCAGGAGCCGCAGGAGAAGGCGGGCATCGATCCGGCATTCGACAGTTTCGTGTCGACCGGCCGGTCCAAGCTCGACGAGATCGACGCACTCTTGAAAGGAGAAGGCAGTTGA
- a CDS encoding flagellar hook-length control protein FliK: MSTIASGVLGPLQGQAPSKGKAGHGNAGTSEKGDFALTIASLNAKGGEGERKGGRVSISGGAESEEKAEHASDTRASAAHRDLPSLAASLRKTGAAADGDGSASFDEKLASLADAAERPDRKARAEGRESAKAAVLKAGTDEPDAKGEAAADASAPGETDVGNLLELLAAPVVVPHGAVANAAAARVAASGAVQDTKAQGGRASAKADLPGDGATGMKASDLLDAADAGDVPQSDTDKLFRLVRADGKGRDLDMSISGAGDRASLRDANPIGPKGETVTVVDARRYIALAQTGNAAAVTSAITQDPEWTASLSATGGLTHAEAAATGKVVNTLKIQMNPIELGLVTATLRLHGDDLVVSLQVETGEAYRQLRDDQDAIVRALRGQGFSVDQITVQLAPADRGAGTQQGDGQSQQSQQQFSNQPQAREGGNGREQRGGEGAGTFGREGRSHEGNTSDTASGLSGSQSVRSGGVYL; encoded by the coding sequence TTGAGCACCATAGCCAGCGGAGTTTTGGGGCCCCTGCAGGGGCAGGCGCCATCCAAGGGCAAGGCCGGGCATGGTAATGCCGGTACGTCCGAGAAGGGTGACTTCGCCCTCACGATCGCCAGTCTCAACGCCAAGGGCGGGGAGGGCGAACGCAAGGGCGGTCGCGTTTCGATCTCCGGCGGTGCTGAGAGTGAGGAAAAGGCCGAACATGCGAGCGACACGCGGGCATCCGCGGCACATCGCGACCTGCCGAGCCTCGCCGCATCGCTCCGCAAGACCGGTGCGGCAGCCGATGGCGACGGCAGCGCCTCCTTCGACGAAAAACTTGCCTCGCTTGCCGATGCCGCCGAGCGGCCGGACCGCAAGGCTCGTGCCGAGGGACGCGAAAGCGCCAAGGCTGCCGTGCTGAAAGCCGGGACAGACGAACCGGACGCCAAGGGCGAGGCTGCTGCCGACGCGTCGGCGCCAGGCGAAACGGATGTCGGCAATCTGTTGGAACTGCTGGCGGCACCGGTGGTCGTGCCTCACGGAGCGGTCGCCAATGCCGCTGCCGCCCGCGTTGCGGCGTCGGGCGCGGTACAGGATACCAAGGCGCAGGGTGGCCGTGCCTCCGCCAAGGCGGACCTGCCAGGCGACGGGGCGACCGGCATGAAGGCGTCGGATCTGCTCGATGCGGCGGACGCAGGCGACGTGCCGCAATCGGATACCGACAAGCTCTTTCGTCTGGTCCGGGCGGACGGCAAGGGACGCGACCTCGACATGAGCATCAGCGGTGCCGGCGACCGCGCGAGCTTGCGCGATGCCAATCCCATCGGGCCGAAGGGCGAGACGGTGACGGTCGTGGATGCGCGCCGTTATATCGCCCTGGCGCAGACCGGCAACGCCGCCGCGGTGACGAGCGCGATCACGCAGGATCCGGAATGGACGGCCTCGCTCAGCGCCACCGGCGGGCTGACCCATGCAGAAGCCGCGGCGACCGGCAAGGTCGTCAACACGCTGAAGATCCAGATGAACCCGATCGAGCTCGGCCTTGTGACGGCGACGCTGCGTCTTCATGGCGACGACCTCGTCGTCTCGCTGCAGGTGGAGACGGGCGAAGCCTACCGCCAGCTCAGGGACGATCAGGACGCTATCGTGCGGGCGTTGCGCGGCCAGGGCTTCAGCGTCGACCAGATCACCGTACAGCTTGCGCCGGCGGATCGCGGCGCGGGAACCCAGCAGGGCGATGGACAGAGCCAGCAGTCGCAGCAGCAGTTCTCCAACCAGCCGCAGGCGCGTGAGGGCGGCAATGGCCGTGAACAGCGCGGCGGCGAGGGGGCAGGCACATTTGGACGCGAGGGAAGGTCTCATGAGGGCAACACGTCGGACACCGCTTCTGGTCTCTCTGGCAGCCAGTCTGTGCGCTCTGGCGGTGTCTATCTCTGA